From Campylobacter upsaliensis, the proteins below share one genomic window:
- a CDS encoding DUF362 domain-containing protein, translating to MAVKITDSCIACGSCIDECPVSAIVDDANNPEGEDRYYVYSNKCVECVGHNDQPACASACPTDGCIVWSEVASGQPSRENISSDMRSGDTPVFA from the coding sequence ATGGCTGTGAAAATCACAGATAGCTGCATTGCTTGTGGATCTTGCATTGATGAATGCCCAGTTAGTGCTATTGTAGATGATGCAAATAATCCTGAGGGCGAAGATAGATACTATGTTTATTCAAACAAATGTGTCGAGTGTGTCGGACATAATGACCAGCCAGCCTGTGCTAGTGCTTGCCCTACTGATGGCTGTATAGTATGGAGCGAAGTTGCTTCGGGGCAACCAAGCAGAGAAAATATATCAAGCGATATGAGAAGTGGCGATACTCCTGTATTTGCTTAA
- the ndk gene encoding nucleoside-diphosphate kinase, which translates to MEKTLSIIKPDAVKRGVIGKILDRFESNGLRIAAMKKLQLSKEQAEGFYAVHKERPFFKDLVEFMISGPVVVSVLEGENAVFKNRELMGATNPKEAKAGTIRADFAENIDANAVHGSDSLENAKIEIDFFFKSNEIC; encoded by the coding sequence ATGGAAAAAACTTTATCTATCATCAAGCCAGATGCCGTTAAAAGGGGTGTTATAGGTAAAATTTTGGACCGCTTTGAAAGCAATGGCTTAAGAATAGCAGCGATGAAAAAACTACAATTAAGCAAAGAGCAGGCTGAAGGATTTTACGCCGTGCATAAAGAAAGACCATTTTTTAAGGATTTGGTGGAATTTATGATTAGTGGTCCTGTGGTTGTCTCCGTTTTGGAAGGCGAAAATGCTGTGTTTAAAAATAGAGAATTAATGGGTGCAACAAATCCTAAAGAAGCTAAAGCTGGAACCATTAGAGCAGATTTTGCTGAAAATATTGACGCGAATGCTGTTCACGGAAGCGATAGCTTAGAAAATGCAAAAATCGAAATTGATTTCTTTTTCAAATCTAATGAAATTTGCTGA
- the xseA gene encoding exodeoxyribonuclease VII large subunit: MTVSELNLSAKALLESHFENIFVSGELSKITMHSSGHWYFELKDQCSSIACVMFKGNNFKLGFEPKIGDFLELEGNLSLYTENGRYQFIAKSMKKEGFGDLEARFLALKESLQKEGLFDEIHKKNLPKFPLKIGIIASFTSAALEDMLKIITQKAYFLAKIYVFNALTQGQNAPFSLIKALKKADAIGLDVLIMARGGGSREDLFCFNDEVLAREIFAAKTPIISAIGHEIDYVISDFVADLRAPTPSAAINILLPSKEDLEQKLDFIEDKLKTSFMIICKNLENKLSNLEKIFKANSLPLMIEQKIKHLESLKKQLDLLIKNKIQISFLEFEKLKNAYLQHENFFEKSKHLVSLRKNGKIVCLEELKSGDTLLLSSQNVEKKAKIL; this comes from the coding sequence ATGACCGTTAGTGAGCTAAATTTAAGTGCTAAAGCTTTATTAGAATCGCATTTTGAGAACATATTTGTGAGCGGAGAGCTTTCTAAGATCACAATGCACAGCTCGGGACATTGGTATTTTGAATTAAAAGATCAGTGTTCAAGCATAGCTTGCGTGATGTTTAAAGGGAATAATTTTAAGCTTGGTTTTGAGCCAAAAATTGGTGATTTTTTAGAACTTGAGGGAAATTTAAGCTTATATACTGAAAATGGGCGTTATCAATTTATCGCTAAGAGTATGAAAAAAGAAGGTTTTGGAGATTTAGAAGCGCGTTTTTTGGCACTTAAGGAAAGTTTGCAAAAGGAGGGTTTATTTGATGAAATTCATAAAAAAAATCTTCCAAAATTTCCTTTAAAGATTGGAATTATTGCCTCTTTTACTTCAGCCGCTTTAGAGGATATGCTTAAAATCATCACCCAAAAGGCTTATTTTTTAGCAAAAATTTATGTTTTTAATGCCCTTACGCAAGGACAAAATGCTCCATTTTCTTTAATAAAAGCTTTAAAAAAAGCTGATGCAATAGGGCTTGATGTTTTGATTATGGCAAGAGGGGGAGGGAGTAGGGAGGATTTATTTTGCTTTAATGATGAGGTTTTAGCAAGAGAAATTTTTGCCGCTAAAACGCCTATAATTTCAGCCATAGGACACGAGATTGATTATGTGATTAGTGATTTTGTGGCGGATTTAAGAGCGCCTACTCCAAGTGCTGCCATTAACATCTTGCTACCTTCAAAAGAGGATTTGGAGCAAAAACTTGATTTTATAGAGGATAAATTAAAAACAAGCTTTATGATAATTTGTAAAAATTTAGAAAATAAACTTTCAAATTTAGAAAAAATTTTCAAAGCAAATTCCTTACCTTTGATGATAGAGCAGAAAATAAAACATTTAGAAAGCCTTAAAAAACAATTGGATTTATTAATTAAAAATAAAATTCAAATCAGTTTTTTAGAATTTGAAAAGCTAAAAAATGCCTACTTGCAACACGAAAATTTCTTTGAAAAAAGCAAACATCTAGTTTCGCTTAGAAAAAATGGTAAAATAGTGTGTTTAGAAGAGTTAAAAAGTGGCGATACCCTACTTCTTAGCTCACAAAATGTAGAAAAAAAAGCTAAAATTTTATGA
- the perR gene encoding peroxide-responsive transcriptional repressor PerR: MELLQMLKKYDLKATPQRLCVLKILKRHEHPNIDELYAEIKREYPSISLATVYKNINTLQSQGLVVEINIANQKSCYDIYEKEHIHIICNGCGSIEDKNFDEIELNEYQEKLEKKISNLIEHLSVCAYVKNCKKCQ, from the coding sequence ATGGAATTGTTGCAAATGCTTAAAAAATATGATTTAAAAGCAACTCCGCAAAGACTTTGTGTGTTAAAAATTTTAAAAAGACACGAACATCCTAATATCGATGAGCTTTATGCTGAGATTAAACGAGAATATCCTTCCATTTCTTTAGCGACTGTGTATAAAAATATTAACACGCTTCAAAGTCAAGGTTTAGTTGTAGAAATTAACATCGCAAATCAAAAATCCTGCTATGACATTTATGAAAAAGAGCATATTCACATTATTTGCAATGGGTGTGGAAGTATCGAGGATAAAAATTTTGATGAAATAGAATTAAACGAATATCAAGAAAAGCTTGAAAAAAAGATTTCAAATTTAATTGAGCATTTGTCCGTTTGTGCTTATGTGAAAAATTGCAAAAAATGTCAATAA
- a CDS encoding YaaA family protein codes for MKILFSPSESKDLNCSLSPFDESSFIFRELFKFRLEALKNYENYIKNATQEDLQKLFGVKNPPQEFLQDLKNAPTKYAIELYTGVSYEFLAYQNLEQKAKNYILENTLIFSNLFGVVRANDTLPFYKFKQGAKLKDFNVEYFYKKHFSKALDKFLNEEEVLDLRAGFYDKFYTPKKKVSTYKFLKNGKIVSHYAKAYRGILLRIAAQNQVKSNEELLSKLPNNLKLKDIKEFKLKEEITLEIVD; via the coding sequence TTGAAAATTCTATTTTCTCCAAGTGAAAGTAAGGATTTAAATTGCTCTTTAAGTCCTTTTGATGAAAGCTCCTTTATCTTTAGGGAGCTTTTTAAATTTAGACTTGAGGCACTTAAAAATTATGAAAATTATATCAAAAATGCTACACAAGAAGATTTGCAAAAGCTTTTTGGCGTGAAAAATCCTCCGCAAGAATTTTTGCAAGATCTTAAAAACGCACCCACAAAATACGCCATAGAACTTTACACAGGCGTGAGTTATGAATTTTTAGCTTATCAAAACTTGGAACAAAAAGCTAAAAATTACATCTTAGAAAATACGCTCATCTTTTCTAATCTTTTTGGAGTGGTAAGAGCAAATGATACCCTGCCCTTTTACAAATTTAAACAGGGTGCAAAGCTAAAGGATTTTAATGTCGAATATTTTTACAAAAAGCACTTTAGCAAGGCTTTAGATAAATTTTTAAATGAGGAAGAGGTGCTTGACTTAAGGGCTGGATTTTATGATAAATTTTACACGCCCAAAAAGAAAGTAAGCACTTACAAATTCCTTAAAAATGGCAAAATAGTCAGCCATTATGCTAAGGCTTATCGGGGCATTTTGCTAAGAATAGCCGCACAAAATCAAGTTAAGTCTAACGAAGAATTACTCTCAAAACTCCCAAATAACTTAAAATTAAAAGACATTAAAGAATTTAAATTAAAAGAAGAAATCACCTTAGAAATTGTAGATTAA
- a CDS encoding peroxiredoxin — MIVTKKALDFTAPAVLGNNEIVNDFNLYKNIGPKGAVVFFYPKDFTFVCPSEIIAFDKRYDEFKKRGIEVIGISGDNEFSHFAWKNTPINQGGIGQVKFPLVADLTKQIARNFDVLFAEAVALRGSFLLDADGTVRHAVINDLPLGRNIDEMLRMVDTMLFTNEHGEVCPAGWNKGDEGMKADPKGVAEYLGKNENKL, encoded by the coding sequence ATGATTGTTACAAAAAAAGCTTTAGACTTTACTGCTCCAGCAGTATTAGGCAATAATGAAATTGTAAATGATTTTAATCTTTACAAAAATATAGGTCCAAAAGGTGCTGTCGTTTTCTTTTACCCAAAAGATTTCACTTTCGTATGCCCATCAGAAATCATCGCTTTTGATAAAAGATATGATGAATTTAAGAAAAGAGGCATTGAAGTAATAGGAATTTCAGGCGATAATGAATTCTCTCATTTTGCTTGGAAAAATACTCCTATTAATCAAGGTGGTATCGGTCAAGTAAAATTTCCACTTGTTGCCGATTTAACTAAGCAAATTGCTAGAAATTTCGATGTGCTTTTTGCTGAAGCTGTCGCACTTCGTGGGTCATTTTTACTTGATGCTGATGGCACAGTTCGCCACGCTGTGATTAATGATTTGCCACTTGGTAGAAATATTGATGAAATGCTAAGAATGGTCGATACTATGCTCTTTACAAATGAGCACGGCGAAGTTTGCCCTGCTGGTTGGAATAAGGGCGATGAAGGTATGAAGGCTGATCCTAAGGGCGTAGCTGAATATCTTGGCAAAAACGAAAACAAACTTTAA
- the flhB gene encoding flagellar biosynthesis protein FlhB, which translates to MAGEDQEKTEEPTSKKIEDARQEGNVPKSQDAAAVVTLIVAITLLLFLLGFMGERVANLYRYYQSFIGTEFDLRIIQAIMMKSIFEVLIILAPIVLSIMVAGIIGNVMQFGFIFTTKPIMPNLSKINPLKGLKNLFSLKKLIESVKIILKVSVVFTIAFIVLLQFVKELPKVELYSLAAQMVWLRDKALILAAIVIIAFLIIAILDVFLVRFQYFQGLKMSKQEIKDEYKQMEGDPQVKSRIRRLQMEAARRRMVQDVAGADVVITNPTHYAVALRYDTTKENAPRVVAKGVDFLALRIKEMAYKHNVIVYENPPLARQLYKDCDLDQLIPRELFKAVSEVFKFVYQANKKNFLKS; encoded by the coding sequence ATGGCAGGCGAAGACCAAGAAAAAACGGAAGAACCCACCTCCAAAAAGATAGAAGACGCTAGACAAGAGGGCAATGTCCCTAAAAGTCAAGATGCTGCCGCTGTGGTTACGCTCATCGTGGCGATTACTTTGCTTTTGTTTTTGTTGGGTTTTATGGGCGAAAGAGTGGCGAATTTGTATCGTTATTATCAAAGTTTTATCGGGACGGAATTTGACTTACGCATTATTCAAGCTATTATGATGAAGAGCATTTTTGAGGTTTTAATCATACTTGCCCCCATAGTTTTAAGCATTATGGTTGCAGGAATTATTGGTAATGTAATGCAATTTGGCTTTATTTTTACAACTAAGCCCATTATGCCAAATTTAAGTAAAATCAATCCTCTTAAAGGACTTAAAAATCTTTTTTCTCTCAAAAAACTTATCGAAAGTGTCAAAATTATTCTTAAAGTAAGCGTAGTTTTTACTATAGCTTTTATTGTCTTACTTCAATTTGTCAAAGAACTTCCTAAAGTCGAGCTTTATAGCCTTGCCGCACAAATGGTTTGGCTAAGGGATAAGGCTTTGATTTTAGCGGCTATTGTGATTATTGCCTTTTTGATTATTGCTATTTTAGATGTTTTTTTGGTGCGTTTTCAATATTTTCAGGGGCTTAAAATGAGTAAGCAAGAAATCAAAGATGAATATAAGCAAATGGAAGGAGATCCGCAGGTTAAAAGTAGAATTAGGCGTTTGCAAATGGAAGCTGCAAGGCGTAGAATGGTGCAAGATGTCGCGGGTGCTGATGTGGTCATCACTAACCCTACGCACTATGCTGTGGCTTTGCGTTATGATACGACTAAGGAAAACGCTCCAAGAGTTGTGGCTAAGGGGGTCGATTTTCTAGCCTTACGCATTAAAGAGATGGCGTATAAACACAATGTTATCGTCTATGAAAATCCTCCTCTTGCAAGGCAGCTTTATAAGGACTGCGATCTTGATCAACTTATCCCTAGAGAGCTTTTTAAGGCTGTAAGTGAGGTGTTTAAATTTGTTTATCAGGCAAATAAAAAGAACTTTCTCAAATCTTAA
- a CDS encoding beta-ketoacyl-ACP synthase III, with translation MNSPNFKASLKSIASYVPKQILNNKDLEKMVDTSDEWIMRRTGIKERRIAESDENTSDLGTKAAIKAIERANLKPSDIDAILVATLSPDYFTMPSTACKIAANLGLYNITAFDISAACSGFIYLLELAKSLVESGAKKNILIIGAEKASSIMDYKDRSICILFGDGAGAGIISLDKENPIIDVHTASNGTYGDLLMTERSKSVEICSPLAMKMKGNEVFKIAVQTLSNDVVELLEKNHIHSSQIDLFIPHQANLRIIKAVQEKLGLEDEKCIITVQKYGNTSAASIPMAMNDAYEEKRLKKGSLILLDAFGGGFTWGSALLHFGGENF, from the coding sequence ATGAACTCTCCAAATTTTAAAGCCTCTCTTAAAAGCATAGCATCTTATGTACCCAAACAAATTCTTAATAATAAAGATCTTGAAAAAATGGTTGATACAAGCGATGAGTGGATAATGCGTCGCACAGGTATTAAAGAGAGAAGAATAGCGGAAAGTGATGAAAATACCAGCGATTTAGGCACAAAAGCAGCCATAAAAGCCATAGAGAGAGCAAATTTAAAACCAAGCGACATTGATGCAATTCTTGTAGCGACTTTAAGTCCCGATTATTTCACTATGCCCTCAACAGCCTGTAAAATCGCCGCAAATTTAGGGCTTTATAATATCACAGCCTTTGATATATCCGCAGCTTGCTCGGGCTTTATCTATCTTTTAGAACTTGCCAAAAGCTTGGTTGAAAGTGGTGCTAAAAAAAATATCCTCATCATAGGTGCAGAAAAAGCAAGTTCCATAATGGACTATAAAGATAGAAGTATTTGCATTCTCTTTGGTGATGGAGCTGGAGCTGGGATCATCAGCCTTGATAAAGAAAATCCCATCATTGATGTGCATACAGCAAGCAACGGAACTTATGGCGATTTACTTATGACAGAGCGTTCTAAAAGTGTGGAAATTTGCTCTCCTTTGGCAATGAAAATGAAAGGCAATGAAGTTTTTAAAATAGCCGTGCAAACCCTAAGTAACGATGTTGTAGAACTTTTAGAAAAAAATCATATACACTCATCACAAATTGACTTATTTATCCCACACCAAGCAAATCTTAGAATTATCAAAGCTGTGCAAGAAAAGCTCGGCTTAGAAGATGAAAAATGTATCATTACCGTGCAAAAATATGGCAATACTTCCGCTGCCTCCATACCTATGGCGATGAATGATGCCTATGAAGAAAAACGCCTAAAAAAAGGCTCTTTAATCTTGCTTGATGCTTTTGGTGGTGGTTTTACTTGGGGGTCAGCTTTGCTTCATTTTGGAGGAGAAAATTTTTAA
- the serC gene encoding phosphoserine transaminase: MRKINFSAGPSTLPLELLKEAQEELCDYKGLGYSIMEISHRTKIFEEVHFGAMQKAKELYGLNDEYEVLFLQGGASLQFAMIPMNLAMGGVCEYANTGVWTKKAIKEAQILGVNVKVVASSEEEKFSYIPKVEFSDKADYAYVCSNNTIYGTQYHHYPKSKSPLIVDASSDFFSRKVDFSNIALFYGGVQKNAGISGLSCLFIRKDMLERSGEKNIPSMLKYAIHAENNSLFNTPATFAIYMFNLEMEWLLKLGGLDAIHQKNMQKAHLLYEMIDQSEGFYKGHAKKEDRSLMNVSFNIVKNELESVFIKEAEDAGMIGLKGHRILGGIRASIYNAITLEQVKILCEFMKEFRHKYA, translated from the coding sequence ATGAGAAAGATTAATTTTAGTGCAGGTCCTTCAACTCTACCATTAGAACTTTTAAAAGAGGCGCAAGAAGAGCTTTGTGATTATAAGGGTTTGGGTTATTCTATTATGGAGATTAGCCATAGGACTAAGATTTTTGAGGAAGTGCATTTTGGTGCTATGCAAAAGGCTAAAGAACTTTATGGCTTAAATGATGAGTATGAGGTGCTATTTTTGCAGGGGGGAGCTAGTTTGCAATTTGCTATGATACCGATGAATTTGGCTATGGGAGGGGTTTGTGAATATGCCAATACAGGCGTTTGGACTAAAAAGGCGATTAAAGAAGCACAAATTCTTGGAGTCAATGTCAAGGTCGTAGCTAGTAGTGAAGAGGAAAAATTTTCCTATATTCCTAAGGTAGAATTTAGCGATAAGGCTGATTATGCTTATGTATGCTCAAATAATACAATTTACGGCACTCAGTATCATCATTATCCTAAGTCTAAATCGCCTTTAATTGTCGATGCTTCGAGTGATTTTTTCTCTAGGAAGGTGGATTTTAGCAATATTGCTCTTTTTTATGGTGGTGTGCAAAAAAATGCTGGAATTTCAGGGCTTTCTTGTCTTTTCATACGCAAAGATATGCTTGAAAGAAGTGGGGAAAAAAATATCCCAAGTATGTTAAAATACGCTATCCACGCAGAAAATAATTCTCTCTTTAACACTCCTGCAACCTTTGCAATTTATATGTTTAATCTTGAAATGGAGTGGCTTTTAAAGTTGGGTGGTTTAGATGCAATTCATCAAAAAAATATGCAAAAAGCACATCTTTTATATGAAATGATAGATCAAAGTGAGGGCTTTTATAAAGGACATGCCAAAAAAGAAGATAGATCTTTAATGAATGTAAGTTTTAATATAGTAAAGAATGAGCTTGAAAGTGTCTTCATTAAAGAGGCTGAGGACGCTGGTATGATAGGACTTAAAGGACATAGAATTTTGGGTGGAATTCGTGCGAGTATTTATAATGCTATAACTTTAGAACAAGTAAAAATTCTATGTGAATTTATGAAGGAATTTCGTCATAAATATGCTTAG
- the dxs gene encoding 1-deoxy-D-xylulose-5-phosphate synthase, with translation MMTKLAHTNLELCALSEEELKTLADNLRRKIIEVVSQNGGHLSSNLGVVELSIAMHYVFDSTKDPFIFDVSHQSYAHKLLSGREERFHTLRTFGGLSGYTKDEEGDYFIAGHSSTSISLAIGACKAIRLKKEERTPVVLIGDGALSAGMAYEALNELGDRKYPCVIILNDNEMSISKPIGAISKYLSQAMATQFYQKFKKRVEKMLDFLPDSATYMAKRFEEGFKLITPGLLFEELGLEYIGPIDGHNINEMINALKQAKMMQKPCIIHAQTIKGKGYTLAEGKHAKWHGVGAFDIHSGESLKKSNSKSSATEIFSQNLLHLAQKYENIVGVTAAMPSGTGLDLLIEAYPERFWDVAIAEQHAVTSMAAMAKEGFKPFIAIYSTFLQRAYDQVIHDCAIMNLNVVFAMDRAGIVGEDGETHQGVFDVSFLSAVPNLTLIAPRDSKMMEKCMEYAYFHQGPLAFRYPRGSFILEEEFAPCKLSLAKSQWLIKNTNEVAFLGFGQGVGKAWKVLQNLGNDFANLIDLIFIKPLDELLLKELASQTKIWFVFSENVKIGGVASLLREFVDRYDLNVKVVSFEYEDAFITHGNLNEVEASLNLDVKKLSQKILDII, from the coding sequence ATAATGACTAAGTTGGCTCATACAAATTTAGAATTGTGTGCTTTAAGTGAAGAAGAGCTTAAAACGCTTGCTGATAATTTAAGACGAAAAATCATAGAGGTTGTAAGTCAAAACGGAGGACATTTAAGCTCAAATTTGGGCGTTGTCGAGCTTAGTATAGCGATGCATTATGTGTTTGATAGCACAAAAGATCCTTTCATTTTCGATGTTTCCCATCAATCTTACGCACATAAGCTTTTAAGCGGAAGGGAGGAGCGTTTTCATACGCTAAGAACCTTTGGGGGTCTAAGTGGCTATACGAAAGATGAGGAGGGGGATTATTTTATCGCCGGACATTCTAGCACTTCCATTTCTTTAGCTATAGGAGCTTGTAAGGCTATAAGACTCAAAAAGGAGGAGAGAACGCCTGTGGTTTTAATAGGCGATGGGGCGTTGAGTGCGGGTATGGCTTATGAGGCTTTAAATGAATTAGGAGATAGAAAATATCCTTGTGTTATTATTTTAAATGACAATGAAATGAGTATTTCCAAGCCCATAGGTGCGATTTCAAAATACCTCTCCCAAGCGATGGCAACGCAGTTTTATCAAAAATTTAAAAAACGAGTAGAAAAAATGCTAGATTTCTTGCCAGATAGTGCGACTTATATGGCGAAGCGTTTTGAGGAGGGCTTTAAGCTTATCACGCCTGGGCTTTTATTTGAGGAGCTTGGGCTTGAATATATTGGTCCTATTGATGGGCATAATATTAATGAAATGATTAACGCTTTAAAGCAGGCTAAAATGATGCAAAAGCCTTGCATTATCCACGCCCAAACCATAAAGGGTAAGGGCTATACCTTAGCTGAGGGTAAGCACGCAAAATGGCACGGCGTAGGCGCTTTTGATATTCATAGTGGTGAAAGTCTCAAAAAATCAAATTCTAAGTCTAGTGCGACAGAAATTTTTAGTCAAAATTTACTTCATTTAGCGCAAAAATATGAAAATATAGTCGGCGTTACAGCAGCTATGCCTAGTGGGACGGGGCTTGATCTTTTGATAGAGGCTTATCCTGAGCGTTTTTGGGATGTCGCCATAGCCGAACAGCACGCCGTTACCTCAATGGCAGCTATGGCAAAAGAGGGTTTTAAGCCTTTTATAGCGATTTACAGCACCTTTTTGCAGCGTGCTTATGATCAAGTTATTCACGATTGTGCAATTATGAATTTAAATGTTGTTTTTGCTATGGATAGAGCTGGTATTGTAGGCGAAGATGGTGAGACGCATCAGGGTGTTTTTGATGTGAGTTTTTTAAGTGCTGTGCCAAATTTAACTCTTATAGCACCAAGAGATTCTAAAATGATGGAAAAATGTATGGAGTATGCGTATTTTCATCAAGGTCCTTTAGCCTTTCGTTATCCGCGTGGTAGTTTTATTTTGGAGGAAGAATTTGCTCCGTGCAAACTTTCTTTAGCCAAGTCTCAATGGCTTATTAAAAATACGAACGAAGTGGCGTTTTTAGGCTTTGGGCAGGGTGTTGGTAAGGCGTGGAAAGTTTTACAAAATTTGGGAAATGATTTTGCGAATTTGATCGATTTGATTTTTATTAAGCCTTTAGATGAGCTTTTGCTAAAAGAATTGGCTAGTCAAACTAAAATATGGTTTGTTTTTAGCGAAAATGTTAAAATCGGCGGAGTGGCAAGTTTGCTTAGGGAATTTGTGGATCGATATGACTTAAATGTGAAAGTTGTGAGCTTTGAGTATGAAGATGCGTTTATAACGCATGGAAATTTAAATGAAGTTGAAGCAAGTTTGAATTTAGATGTAAAAAAGCTAAGTCAAAAAATACTTGATATTATTTAA
- the ubiE gene encoding bifunctional demethylmenaquinone methyltransferase/2-methoxy-6-polyprenyl-1,4-benzoquinol methylase UbiE: MQKQEKIIEMFNQIAPTYDKANRILSFGVDVSWRKKACKRVLELCEENTLDIVDVACGTGDMIEIWQESAQKAHKNIKHIRGIDPSSQMLREARKKFKNVEFIEAGAQDLPLESESVDILSISYGIRNVVERQRALGEFARVLKRGGILLVLEFTKREQGGFIAFFRDFYLKNILPNLGGFISKNKEAYAYLPNSIEEFLSKEEFSTELQSVGFKNVDFKSFSFGVSSMFIARKNDR; the protein is encoded by the coding sequence ATGCAAAAACAAGAAAAAATTATAGAAATGTTTAATCAAATCGCCCCAACTTATGATAAAGCAAATCGCATTTTGAGTTTTGGTGTAGATGTAAGTTGGCGTAAAAAAGCGTGCAAGAGGGTTTTAGAGCTATGTGAAGAAAATACTTTAGATATAGTTGATGTGGCTTGTGGCACGGGAGATATGATAGAAATTTGGCAAGAAAGTGCGCAAAAAGCCCATAAAAATATAAAGCATATACGAGGCATAGACCCAAGCTCACAGATGCTAAGAGAAGCGAGAAAGAAATTTAAAAATGTTGAATTTATCGAAGCTGGAGCACAGGATCTACCTTTGGAAAGCGAGAGTGTGGATATTTTAAGCATTAGTTATGGAATTCGTAATGTAGTTGAAAGACAAAGGGCTTTGGGTGAATTTGCTAGAGTGTTAAAAAGGGGTGGCATTTTACTCGTTTTGGAATTTACTAAAAGAGAGCAAGGTGGTTTTATAGCGTTTTTTAGGGATTTTTATCTTAAAAATATTTTGCCAAATTTAGGAGGCTTTATTAGTAAAAATAAAGAAGCTTACGCTTATTTGCCAAATTCCATTGAAGAGTTTTTAAGCAAGGAGGAATTTAGCACAGAACTTCAAAGCGTAGGCTTTAAAAATGTAGATTTTAAAAGCTTTAGCTTTGGAGTAAGCTCCATGTTTATAGCGAGAAAAAATGACCGTTAG
- the plsX gene encoding phosphate acyltransferase PlsX encodes MISIAIDAMGGDFGEKPIVEGVIKALNIKPFNAILVGKSEVLKPLIPKNLEHFVQYEEAEEVFSMEENATDALKRKDTSIYKAIELVKNGKAQAVVSAGHSGASMSLATLRLGRLQNVLRPAIATLMPNITGTTLLLDVGANTDCKSENLFQFAIMGGVYAKEIMQIAKPRIALLSNGEEECKGNELTKETHQLMKKLPNFIGNAEGRDIFNANVDVLVCDGFSGNVILKSCEGVAGAIFKILKEDIKTNLISKLGAVLMKPSFMRLKKKIDWQEYGGAPLLGVKGCVIISHGKSDARAIQNAIFQALHFSEANINKAIENELSKF; translated from the coding sequence ATGATAAGCATTGCCATTGATGCAATGGGAGGCGACTTCGGTGAAAAACCTATTGTAGAAGGTGTTATTAAGGCTTTAAATATCAAACCTTTTAACGCCATCTTAGTGGGCAAAAGTGAAGTTTTAAAACCGCTTATTCCAAAAAATTTGGAACATTTTGTGCAATATGAAGAAGCTGAGGAGGTTTTTTCTATGGAAGAAAATGCCACCGATGCCTTAAAACGCAAAGATACAAGCATATATAAGGCTATCGAACTTGTCAAAAATGGCAAAGCTCAAGCCGTAGTTTCAGCTGGACATAGTGGAGCTAGTATGTCTCTAGCAACACTTAGACTTGGAAGATTACAAAATGTTTTAAGACCAGCAATAGCAACATTAATGCCAAATATTACCGGAACAACCCTACTTTTAGATGTAGGTGCAAATACAGATTGTAAAAGTGAAAATTTATTTCAATTTGCCATTATGGGTGGGGTTTATGCAAAAGAAATTATGCAAATTGCAAAACCAAGAATTGCCCTACTTTCAAACGGAGAAGAAGAGTGTAAGGGCAATGAACTTACCAAAGAAACCCACCAATTAATGAAAAAACTTCCAAATTTCATTGGTAACGCTGAAGGGCGTGATATTTTTAATGCAAATGTTGATGTTTTAGTTTGCGATGGTTTTAGTGGTAATGTCATTTTAAAATCTTGCGAGGGTGTGGCTGGAGCGATTTTTAAAATCCTAAAGGAAGATATTAAAACAAACTTAATATCCAAATTGGGAGCAGTGCTAATGAAACCATCTTTTATGCGTCTTAAAAAGAAAATTGACTGGCAAGAATACGGCGGCGCACCCTTACTTGGCGTAAAAGGTTGCGTGATTATCAGCCATGGAAAAAGCGATGCAAGAGCTATTCAAAATGCTATTTTTCAAGCACTTCATTTTAGTGAAGCTAACATTAATAAAGCTATAGAAAATGAACTCTCCAAATTTTAA
- the rpmF gene encoding 50S ribosomal protein L32 — protein sequence MAVPKRRVSKTRAAKRRTHYKVSLPKPIKDKDGSYKMPHRANPLTKEY from the coding sequence ATGGCAGTCCCTAAGAGAAGAGTGAGTAAAACTCGTGCAGCTAAACGCAGAACGCACTATAAAGTTAGCCTCCCTAAGCCTATAAAAGATAAAGATGGAAGCTACAAAATGCCTCACCGTGCCAATCCTCTAACTAAGGAATATTGA